The window TTGTAATCTACACATTTATGCATGGAACAGGGTTGGATTTAGAAAGAGCCTCGGGGGACACGTGTCCTCACCAAATTTTGTTTTTGcattttttcatcattctaaattttgcaaGATTATAAAAGTACcctcacaaaatttaaaaatatatagatactttccaaaaatttgcttggtgccctAAAATTTGTGTGCTAGATCCGCCCATGGCATGGAACAAACTAGATTGAGTTACTTTTACATCTATTGTTGATTTTACATTTATTCTTATGAGTATCTATTTCTTTTCCCAGATGATTCCTGAAAAATTTGCAAGGAAGTACCGGAAGTACCTTAATGTTCGTGTTTGCTTGAAGGCTTCCAAGGGTGAAATTTGGCCTATTGATTTGGTTGGATATGGTGGTGAGCTTTGGCTACAAAATGGCTGGCCAGAATTCGCAAGCTGCTACTCTCTGCGTTTTGGGCATTTCCTGATTTTTAAATACCAAGGAAATTCCCATTTCgatgtatttatatatgacaaAAGTGGTATTGAAATAGATTATCCGTTCGTTAGCACTCTCACAGTTAGGGATGAACAAGACAGTTTTAATCAAGCGCGATCGACTCAAGTGGGAAAAAGAACAATGATTGACATCAATGAACTTAAGGCCTGCAAGAAAACAAGAGCAAATTCTGCATGCATAGAACCTTGTCATATTGGTGACTGTTGGATGCGAAAATTGCAGCACCAAAAAATTGAAAAGGTTACATCCGACAAAGATCTCGAGGTGAAATTGGATGATAATGCTCAACCTCTTGGCATGATTGATCAGACAAAACTAGAGCTTAATCTTTATAATCCAATGCACCAAGGTGTTTTGATTCCTCTGCTGTTTATATCTTAAGTATTCCGGTTTCTAATCTAACGAATGAATAATGATAAATGCAGACAGGGTAACTAAGGGGGCCTCAGCTAAGGATGAACAGAATTCTACAGCATTGAGCAAAGTTTCAGAATCTAGCAAACCGTCTTTCGTTCTTACTGTTCCATCAAATCAGGGTGCCTCAGACCGACGAGTGGTATTTAAATTGACCTATAttcatatataagtatataaattgGCCTATATTcatatgtgtgtttgtgttggcAGGTTATTGATAAGGCTTTTGCTTTGAGGTATATGAGGAGGACACGAAATTTCGAGGTTTCCCTTCAAGTTGAAGAAAGAATTTGGGCTGTTAGGTGTACTGTTTCTGGGAAGAGGCACAGATTTTGTAAAGGCTGGTCGAAATTTGCTCATGAAAATTCACTTTGTGGGGGAGATGTTTGTGTGTTTGAgctgattaatgaagctcaaatGTTGCTAAAAGTTTGCATACATCGAGCAGCGAAGAGCTAGAATGCTAGATGGTTTTCGTATCTGCTCATATGTTACCAAGACAATGTCATGAATAAATACTATGCAAGGTGTTCAAGTTCTTGAATCTAAGATTTCTAGCACTTGTGGGGAGATGACATTCCAATCGAAACTTAATACATGTAATTTTTGAGAAAGATCGAATGAAATGCAGGATGTGTACCTGTAGTTTCAGTTACAAGCTCATGCATTTTGTGT of the Daucus carota subsp. sativus chromosome 4, DH1 v3.0, whole genome shotgun sequence genome contains:
- the LOC108218149 gene encoding B3 domain-containing transcription factor VRN1, translating into MDISDSQAKGRSFYKILLSEISLHDKLMIPEKFARKYRKYLNVRVCLKASKGEIWPIDLVGYGGELWLQNGWPEFASCYSLRFGHFLIFKYQGNSHFDVFIYDKSGIEIDYPFVSTLTVRDEQDSFNQARSTQVGKRTMIDINELKACKKTRANSACIEPCHIGDCWMRKLQHQKIEKVTSDKDLEVKLDDNAQPLGMIDQTKLELNLYNPMHQDRVTKGASAKDEQNSTALSKVSESSKPSFVLTVPSNQGASDRRVVIDKAFALRYMRRTRNFEVSLQVEERIWAVRCTVSGKRHRFCKGWSKFAHENSLCGGDVCVFELINEAQMLLKVCIHRAAKS